One part of the Dermacentor andersoni chromosome 2, qqDerAnde1_hic_scaffold, whole genome shotgun sequence genome encodes these proteins:
- the LOC126542877 gene encoding acylphosphatase-2-like — MTMLRSANFEVAGKVQGVFFRKCTKDEARRLGVCGWVRNTSKGTVEGIIQGSPDKIDSMKHWLSNVGSPNSVISSCKFTNEKTIDDLEFEEFSIKKTV; from the exons ATGACG ATGCTACGCAGTGCAAATTTCGAAGTAGCCGGGAAAGTGCAAG GTGTTTTCTTTCGCAAA TGCACCAAGGACGAAGCCCGCAGGCTAGGGGTGTGCGGATGGGTGCGCAACACGAGTAAAGGCACTGTTGAGGGAATTATTCAAGGTAGCCCGGACAAGATTGACAGCAT GAAACACTGGCTCAGCAATGTTGGCAGCCCAAATTCGGTCATCAGCAGCTGCAAGTTCACTAATGAGAAGACCATCGACGACCTGGAATTCGAAGAGTTCAGTATTAAAAAAACGGTCTAA